The following are encoded together in the Xiphophorus hellerii strain 12219 chromosome 3, Xiphophorus_hellerii-4.1, whole genome shotgun sequence genome:
- the LOC116717432 gene encoding beta-1,4-galactosyltransferase 3: MVTLQSKWRFLFMFLGIQLVVMALLSREGYHKRVSYFIRIFRKGEVAGPVRNRTGAALGGGDVYANLSHLSRGHGHADDMPYCPKTSPLIGGPIHVSFPSGLTLAQVQRKNPLVVSGGRYRPPDCEARHRTAIIIPHRHREHHLKFLLYYLHPFLQRQQLSYGIYVIHQAGNYTFNRAKLMNVGFREAMREEDWDCLFFHDVDLIPEDDRNLYVCDANPKHAAIAMDKFGYKLPYKMYFGGVSALSPLHYLKMNGFPNNYWGWGGEDDDIGVRVSLAGMFISRPSLKVGRYKMIKHKLDKGNDVNPKRFNMLAKTRQTWKMDGMNTVEYEVVSRDYLPLYTNITVNIGTESGLRPPAPKPAAEKAAAAQNPAAEKAAAQKLAANSSTKLQEKLAVK, from the exons ATGGTTACCCTGCAGTCCAAGTGGCGCTTCCTGTTCATGTTCCTGGGCATCCAGCTGGTCGTCATGGCACTGCTGTCCCGGGAGGGCTATCACAAGCGGGTCAGCTACTTCATCCGGATCTTCCGTAAGGGCGAGGTGGCCGGCCCGGTCCGGAACCGCACCGGCGCCGCGCTGGGCGGCGGGGACGTCTACGCCAACCTGTCCCACCTGTCCCGGGGACACGGCCACGCTGACGACATGCCTTACTGCCCCAAGACGTCCCCACTCATCG GCGGGCCGATCCACGTCAGCTTCCCGTCCGGCCTGACCCTGGCCCAGGTCCAGAGGAAGAACCCCCTGGTGGTGAGTGGGGGGCGGTACCGGCCGCCGGACTGCGAGGCCCGCCACCGGACCGCCATCATCATCCCGCACCGCCACCGCGAGCATCACCTCAAGTTCCTGCTCTACTACCTGCACCCGTTCCTGCAGCGGCAGCAGCTCAGCTACGGCATCTACGTCATCCACCAG GCGGGGAATTACACCTTCAACCGGGCCAAGCTGATGAACGTTGGCTTCCGGGAGGCGATGAGGGAGGAAGACTGGGACTGCCTCTTCTTCCACGACGTCGACCTCATCCCCGAGGACGACCGCAACCTCTACGTCTGCGACGCCAACCCCAAGCACGCCGCCATCGCCATGGACAAGTTTGGCTACAA GCTTCCGTACAAAATGTACTTTGGAGGCGTGTCGGCGCTGTCGCCGCTGCACTACCTGAAGATGAACGGGTTCCCCAACAACTACTGGGGCTGGGGCGGCGAGGACGACGACATCGGCGTCAG GGTGTCTCTGGCGGGGATGTTCATTAGCCGTCCGTCTCTGAAAGTCGGCCGCTACAAAATGATCAAACACAAGCTGGACAAAGGCAACGACGTGAATCCCAAGAG GTTCAACATGTTGGCGAAGACGCGTCAGACCTGGAAGATGGACGGCATGAACACGGTGGAGTACGAGGTCGTCTCCAGGGACTACCTGCCTCTCTACACCAACATCACCGTCAACATCGGGACGGAGTCCGGCCTGCGCCCGCCTGCGCCGAAACCCGCAGCGGAgaaagctgctgcagcacagaatcctgcagcagaaaaagcTGCAGCACAGAAGCTTGCAGCCAATTCTTCAACCAAACTCCAGGAGAAACTTGCTGTGAAATAA